From Salvia splendens isolate huo1 chromosome 16, SspV2, whole genome shotgun sequence, a single genomic window includes:
- the LOC121770431 gene encoding uncharacterized mitochondrial protein AtMg00810-like, with amino-acid sequence MISQRKYAMDLIRDAGLLGCKPSHVPMDPLKQLKQDSGNLMEDPSKYRRLIGRLLYLCITRADITFAVHKLSQFVSKPCEKHWEAGEKVLRYLKDTPGHSLFYSSAANSILSNFSDADWAACPDTRRSMTGYCLFLGTSLISRRAKKQHTISRSSAEAEYRAMAQASCEVVWATA; translated from the coding sequence ATGATCTCTCAGAGAAAATATGCCATGGATCTGATCAGAGATGCAGGGCTATTGGGATGCAAGCCCTCTCATGTTCCTATGGATCCTCTAAAACAGCTCAAACAAGATTCTGGTAACTTGATGGAGGATCCATCTAAGTATAGAAGATTGATTGGAAGATTGCTATACTTGTGTATAACTAGGGCGGATATAACTTTTGCGGTTCACAAACTCAGTCAATTTGTGTCAAAACCTTGTGAAAAACATTGGGAGGCTGGTGAAAAGGTCCTAAGATATCTGAAGGACACACCTGGGCACAGTTTATTCTACTCAAGTGCTGCTAATTCTATACTTAGCAATTTCtcagatgctgactgggcagcaTGTCCAGACACTCGAAGATCAATGACTGGTTATTGTTTATTTCTTGGAACATCATTAATCTCCCGGAGGGCAAAGAAACAACATACCATATCAAGATCATCAGCAGAAGCTGAATATCGTGCTATGGCACAAGCATCTTGTGAGGTAGTGTGGGCCACTGCATAG